The Streptomyces sp. NBC_01142 genome has a window encoding:
- a CDS encoding DUF305 domain-containing protein → MTAHRSLIRRAAAATAAATAAVVLAACGGGDDSSAGHAGHDRTPSPIASASAGQGEQNAADVAFAKGMIPHHRQAVEMAELAETRAQSAEVKHMAEEIKKAQDPEIETLSGWLTSWGEEVPEKDEGQEHAGHSMAGMMTPGEMGKLEKASGTAFDTAFLEMMVKHHQGAVEMAKTEQADGAFQPAKDTAGDIVTSQSAEITRMNKLLGTS, encoded by the coding sequence ATGACCGCACACCGTTCCCTGATCCGCCGTGCCGCCGCTGCGACGGCCGCGGCCACCGCTGCCGTCGTACTCGCCGCCTGCGGCGGGGGAGATGACAGCTCGGCCGGCCACGCCGGCCACGACAGGACACCCTCGCCCATCGCGTCGGCCTCCGCCGGGCAGGGCGAGCAGAATGCCGCAGACGTAGCCTTCGCGAAGGGGATGATCCCGCACCACCGGCAGGCGGTCGAGATGGCCGAGCTGGCGGAGACCCGGGCGCAGTCCGCCGAGGTCAAGCACATGGCCGAGGAGATCAAAAAGGCGCAGGACCCGGAGATCGAGACCCTGTCCGGGTGGCTCACCTCCTGGGGCGAGGAAGTCCCCGAGAAGGACGAGGGCCAAGAGCACGCCGGTCACTCCATGGCCGGGATGATGACGCCCGGGGAGATGGGCAAGCTGGAGAAGGCTTCCGGCACGGCGTTCGACACCGCATTCCTCGAGATGATGGTCAAGCACCACCAAGGCGCGGTCGAGATGGCGAAGACCGAGCAGGCCGACGGTGCCTTTCAGCCTGCCAAGGACACGGCCGGGGACATCGTGACCTCGCAGAGCGCCGAGATCACACGCATGAACAAGCTGCTCGGCACGAGCTGA
- a CDS encoding glutathione-independent formaldehyde dehydrogenase: MKAVVYKGPFTVAVEDVEKPTIQHPNDVVVRVTSTAICGSDLHMYEGRTAAEPGIVFGHENMGIIEEIGQGVTLLKEGDRVVMPFNVACGFCTNCVEGFTGFCQTVNPGFAGGAYGYVAMGPWPGGQAEYLRVPYADFNCLKLPPGKEHESDFMLLADIFPTGYHGCELAQVRPGESVAVYGGGPVGLMAAYSALLRGAKKVFVVDRVPERLEKAREIGAVPVNFAEGDPVEQIKEQTEGVGTDKGVDAVGYQAMAHGTDREEPATVLNSLVGTVRATGALGVPGLYVPADPGGPDEQAKHGMLLVSIGKLFEKGLRMGTGQCNVKRYNRYLRDMIIEGRAKPSFVVSHELPLDQAPSAYDKFDKRIEGYTKVVLHP; encoded by the coding sequence ATGAAAGCTGTCGTTTACAAGGGACCGTTCACAGTAGCGGTCGAAGACGTTGAAAAGCCCACGATCCAGCACCCGAACGACGTGGTCGTACGGGTCACCTCCACTGCGATCTGTGGCTCCGACCTGCATATGTACGAGGGCCGTACCGCTGCCGAGCCCGGCATCGTCTTCGGCCACGAGAACATGGGAATCATCGAGGAAATCGGCCAGGGCGTTACCTTGCTCAAGGAGGGCGACCGCGTGGTCATGCCCTTCAATGTTGCCTGCGGGTTCTGTACCAATTGTGTCGAGGGATTCACCGGATTCTGTCAGACCGTCAATCCCGGCTTCGCGGGCGGCGCTTACGGCTATGTCGCCATGGGGCCCTGGCCCGGCGGCCAGGCGGAATATCTGCGCGTTCCCTACGCAGACTTCAACTGCCTGAAGCTGCCGCCGGGAAAGGAGCATGAGAGCGACTTCATGCTGCTTGCCGACATCTTCCCCACCGGCTACCACGGCTGTGAACTCGCCCAGGTCCGCCCGGGTGAGAGCGTCGCCGTGTACGGCGGCGGGCCGGTCGGGCTCATGGCCGCCTACTCCGCCCTGCTGCGTGGCGCGAAGAAGGTGTTCGTCGTCGACCGGGTTCCCGAGCGGCTGGAGAAGGCCCGGGAGATCGGCGCGGTTCCGGTCAACTTCGCTGAGGGCGATCCCGTGGAGCAGATCAAGGAGCAGACCGAGGGTGTCGGCACGGACAAGGGTGTGGACGCCGTCGGCTACCAGGCCATGGCGCACGGCACCGACCGCGAGGAACCGGCGACCGTCCTGAACTCGCTCGTCGGCACGGTCCGGGCCACCGGAGCGCTCGGCGTGCCCGGCCTCTACGTCCCGGCCGACCCCGGGGGCCCTGACGAGCAGGCCAAGCACGGCATGCTCCTCGTCTCGATCGGCAAGCTCTTCGAGAAGGGCCTGCGGATGGGTACCGGGCAGTGCAACGTGAAGCGCTACAACCGGTACCTGCGCGACATGATCATCGAGGGCCGGGCGAAGCCGAGCTTCGTCGTCTCGCATGAACTGCCCCTGGACCAGGCGCCGTCGGCGTACGACAAGTTCGACAAGCGGATCGAGGGCTACACGAAGGTCGTGCTGCACCCGTAG
- a CDS encoding MIP/aquaporin family protein, whose protein sequence is MAERLKRSGLVGELSAEFAGTMILILFGCGVVAQVVAGGALTDPAGGLGNHDSISWAWGIGVTLGIYVAARLSGAHLNPAVTVALATFRGFPWRRVAPYVVAQTAGAFVAALLVRWNYTEALAKADPTHTIKTQGVFSTLPANGNLNLPVSEWGAFRDQIIGTAILLLMIMAITDLLNTPPGANLAPFIIGLVVVAIGMAWGTNAGYAINPARDFGPRLASFLTGYGGAWRDQYGNFYFWVPIIGPLIGGLVGAFLYKFFIGRFLPSAEPEPPGRMPTPEA, encoded by the coding sequence ATGGCTGAGCGGCTTAAAAGGTCAGGGCTGGTCGGCGAGCTTTCGGCCGAATTCGCCGGCACCATGATTCTCATCCTCTTCGGTTGCGGTGTGGTGGCTCAAGTAGTCGCCGGCGGAGCTCTCACGGATCCCGCGGGCGGCCTCGGAAACCACGACAGCATCTCCTGGGCGTGGGGCATCGGCGTCACTCTCGGCATCTATGTGGCGGCGCGACTGAGTGGTGCTCACCTCAATCCCGCGGTGACCGTGGCACTGGCCACGTTCAGAGGCTTTCCGTGGCGCAGGGTGGCGCCCTATGTGGTGGCCCAGACGGCCGGCGCGTTCGTGGCAGCCTTGCTGGTGCGCTGGAACTACACCGAGGCGCTGGCGAAGGCGGACCCCACCCACACCATCAAGACGCAGGGCGTCTTCTCCACGCTGCCCGCCAACGGCAACCTGAATCTGCCGGTCAGCGAATGGGGCGCATTCCGCGACCAGATCATCGGCACCGCGATCCTGCTGCTGATGATCATGGCGATCACTGATTTGCTCAACACGCCTCCCGGCGCCAACCTGGCCCCCTTCATCATCGGCCTGGTCGTCGTGGCGATCGGCATGGCATGGGGCACCAACGCGGGCTACGCGATCAACCCCGCACGTGACTTCGGTCCCAGGCTGGCCAGCTTCCTCACCGGGTACGGCGGAGCGTGGCGAGATCAGTACGGGAACTTCTATTTCTGGGTTCCGATCATCGGTCCGCTGATCGGCGGCCTGGTCGGAGCGTTCCTCTACAAGTTCTTCATCGGCCGGTTCCTGCCGTCCGCGGAGCCGGAGCCCCCCGGACGCATGCCGACCCCCGAAGCCTGA
- a CDS encoding helix-turn-helix domain-containing protein, which yields MAEPVEQACPINPVVDLVFSRWTTPILWVLEHHGRLRFNELQRLVPKITPKVLTQRVRQLERDGMIVRTYHAEIPPRVEYEVSDLGRTLVPVFDTLVGWSEAHLSQVAAARRAYDVAREEEEAWAEG from the coding sequence ATGGCCGAGCCGGTGGAGCAGGCGTGTCCGATCAATCCGGTGGTTGACCTGGTGTTCAGCCGCTGGACCACCCCGATCCTGTGGGTGCTCGAACACCATGGGCGGCTGCGTTTCAATGAACTGCAACGGCTCGTGCCGAAGATCACCCCCAAGGTCCTCACCCAGCGTGTGCGCCAGCTGGAACGTGACGGCATGATCGTGCGCACCTACCACGCGGAAATCCCTCCCCGGGTGGAATACGAAGTCAGCGACCTGGGCCGCACCCTGGTACCGGTCTTCGACACCCTCGTGGGCTGGTCCGAGGCACACCTGTCACAGGTCGCCGCCGCCCGACGTGCCTATGACGTGGCACGGGAGGAAGAGGAAGCCTGGGCCGAAGGCTGA
- a CDS encoding DUF6640 family protein yields MPKISTGRVLLTLAALATMSLAYVADWNETHIYNPDWTSHAKFHNAQTMSVGAALGLVGLYALWMGRGAWSHSRLQLATGAASLYWITQLSAIFYPGTALVDPPGTFAPQPALAGAILALNTLAYVLESRRIGHDAGQRRRKTAHLGAAGTSSN; encoded by the coding sequence ATGCCCAAGATCAGTACAGGGCGAGTCCTGCTCACCCTGGCAGCGCTCGCAACGATGAGCCTCGCGTACGTGGCGGACTGGAATGAAACACACATCTACAACCCCGACTGGACGTCACACGCGAAGTTCCACAACGCCCAGACCATGAGCGTCGGCGCTGCGCTCGGCCTGGTGGGTCTGTACGCCCTGTGGATGGGCCGCGGCGCCTGGTCGCACTCCCGGCTTCAACTCGCCACCGGCGCCGCATCGTTGTACTGGATCACCCAGCTGTCGGCGATCTTCTACCCCGGCACGGCGCTCGTCGACCCGCCGGGCACCTTCGCCCCTCAGCCCGCACTCGCCGGGGCCATATTGGCCCTCAACACGCTCGCGTATGTCCTCGAGAGCCGACGGATCGGGCACGACGCCGGGCAGAGGCGCAGGAAAACCGCCCACCTCGGCGCCGCCGGCACCAGCAGTAACTGA
- a CDS encoding luciferase family protein, with protein sequence MTFPALPRREGNRPETGPEVPHLQFTQTSPPQIKEELRQWMATALPGIVPGRSEISVPSTWAVFLSDVAPAAGARLFLPRGNAEFAHLHADGSLHLALAPADHAAFLASGWGEKHPLYDRGVNVVMFYASRDQAELEVAKKVIAASYQYATGRAPTVRTAAA encoded by the coding sequence ATGACGTTCCCCGCACTCCCCAGGCGTGAGGGCAACCGGCCCGAGACCGGGCCCGAGGTCCCGCACCTGCAGTTCACCCAGACCAGCCCGCCGCAGATCAAGGAAGAACTGCGGCAGTGGATGGCCACCGCGCTCCCCGGCATCGTCCCTGGCCGCAGCGAGATATCCGTCCCCAGTACCTGGGCGGTGTTCCTCAGCGACGTCGCCCCGGCCGCGGGCGCCCGGCTGTTCCTGCCCCGGGGGAACGCGGAGTTCGCACACCTGCACGCCGACGGCAGCCTCCACCTGGCGCTGGCCCCGGCCGACCACGCCGCATTCCTGGCCTCCGGGTGGGGCGAAAAACACCCTCTGTACGACCGCGGCGTCAACGTCGTCATGTTCTACGCCTCCCGCGACCAAGCCGAGCTGGAGGTGGCCAAGAAGGTCATCGCCGCCTCTTACCAGTACGCCACCGGCCGCGCTCCGACCGTCAGGACCGCTGCGGCCTGA
- the glpK gene encoding glycerol kinase GlpK: MADFVGAVDQGTTSTRFMIFDHAGNEVAKHQMEHSQILPRSGWVEHDPVEIWERTNSVIQNALRHGNLSPSDLAAIGITNQRETTVVWDPRNGRPYYNAIVWQDTRTDSIAAALERSGQGDVIRRKAGLPPATYFSGGKIQWILENVEGVREAAEQGHALFGNTDCWVLWNLTGGPEGGIHATDVTNASRTMLMNLETLDWDDELLGFFNVPRAMLPSINPSSHREAFGETRTSRPLRAAIPITGVLGDQQAATVGQVCYAPGEAKNTYGTGNFLVLNTGTELVRSQHGLLTTVAYQFGDSPAIYALEGSIAVTGSAVQWLRDQMKIITDAAESERLARTVEDNGGMYFVPAFSGLFAPYWRSDARGAIVGLARYNSNGHLARATLEAICYQSRDVVEAMEQDSGVHLDVLKVDGGVTANDLCMQIQADVLGVPVSRPVVAETTALGAAYAAGLATGFWRDTDELRTHWQESKRWEPQWSEERRAEGYAGWKKAVERTLDWAKVE; this comes from the coding sequence ATGGCGGACTTCGTCGGCGCAGTGGACCAGGGAACCACCAGCACCCGTTTCATGATCTTCGACCATGCCGGCAACGAAGTGGCGAAGCACCAGATGGAGCATTCCCAGATACTCCCGCGCTCGGGGTGGGTCGAACATGACCCGGTGGAGATCTGGGAACGGACCAACTCGGTGATCCAGAACGCCCTCCGGCATGGCAACCTGTCCCCGTCCGACCTGGCGGCGATCGGCATCACCAACCAGCGGGAGACAACCGTTGTCTGGGACCCCCGCAACGGGCGTCCCTACTACAACGCCATCGTCTGGCAGGACACCCGCACCGACTCCATCGCGGCCGCCCTGGAACGCTCGGGCCAGGGCGACGTGATCCGCCGCAAGGCGGGCCTGCCGCCGGCCACCTACTTCTCCGGCGGCAAGATCCAGTGGATTCTGGAGAACGTCGAGGGCGTCCGCGAGGCGGCGGAGCAGGGCCATGCACTCTTCGGCAACACGGACTGCTGGGTGCTGTGGAACCTCACCGGCGGCCCCGAGGGCGGAATCCACGCCACCGACGTGACCAACGCCAGCCGCACCATGCTGATGAACCTGGAAACCCTCGACTGGGACGACGAGTTGCTGGGGTTCTTCAACGTTCCCCGGGCCATGCTGCCCAGCATCAATCCGTCCTCCCACCGGGAGGCGTTCGGGGAGACCCGTACCTCCCGGCCGCTGCGCGCCGCCATCCCCATCACCGGGGTGCTCGGCGACCAGCAGGCGGCCACCGTCGGGCAGGTCTGCTACGCGCCCGGCGAAGCCAAGAACACCTACGGCACCGGCAACTTCCTGGTGCTCAACACCGGCACCGAACTGGTCCGCTCGCAGCACGGCCTTCTCACCACCGTGGCGTACCAGTTCGGCGACAGCCCGGCGATCTACGCCCTGGAGGGCTCCATCGCGGTCACCGGGTCCGCGGTGCAATGGCTGCGCGACCAGATGAAGATCATCACTGACGCCGCCGAGAGCGAGCGACTGGCCCGTACCGTCGAGGACAACGGCGGCATGTACTTCGTCCCCGCGTTCTCGGGCCTGTTCGCTCCGTACTGGCGCTCCGACGCCCGCGGCGCAATCGTCGGCCTCGCCCGGTACAACAGCAACGGCCACCTGGCGCGGGCCACCCTGGAAGCCATCTGCTACCAGAGCCGCGACGTGGTGGAGGCCATGGAACAGGACTCCGGCGTCCATCTGGACGTGCTCAAGGTCGACGGCGGTGTGACGGCCAACGACCTGTGCATGCAGATCCAGGCCGATGTCCTCGGCGTACCGGTCAGCCGCCCGGTCGTCGCCGAGACCACCGCGCTCGGCGCCGCCTACGCGGCAGGTCTGGCCACCGGCTTCTGGCGGGACACCGACGAACTGCGCACCCACTGGCAGGAGTCCAAGCGCTGGGAGCCCCAGTGGTCCGAGGAACGACGCGCGGAAGGATACGCGGGCTGGAAGAAGGCGGTGGAGCGCACGCTCGACTGGGCCAAGGTCGAATAG
- a CDS encoding PLP-dependent cysteine synthase family protein, which produces MQSPNTTHLTKPGHAALSGLVGNTPLLHVSEPFAPAGRGFWAKLEGFNPGGIKDRPGLHMVERARARGDLKPGARIIESTSGTLGLGLALAGMVYCHPVTLVTDPGLETSMNRLLTAYGAQVNVVSEPHATGGWQQARRDRVTQLMRQHPDSWCPDQYNNPDNTTAYTPLALELAAELAHIDVLVCSVGTGGHSAGISRVLQQLYPGLKLVGVDTIGSTIFGQAARPRLMRGLGSSIYPRNVAYDNFSEVHWIAPAEAVWSCRQLAASHYATGGWSVGAVALVAGWLARTMPEDTRIAAIFPDGPQRYLGTVYDDDYCTAHGLLDSPPAPEPEVIGRLDEKEVTRWTRCASVVDPLALAHVVGPDDPAADEMRTGTHVEEDR; this is translated from the coding sequence ATGCAGTCTCCGAATACCACCCACCTCACCAAGCCCGGCCACGCCGCCCTGTCAGGGCTGGTGGGCAACACTCCCCTCCTGCACGTCAGCGAGCCCTTCGCCCCTGCGGGACGGGGATTCTGGGCGAAGCTGGAAGGCTTCAACCCCGGCGGAATCAAGGACCGCCCCGGCCTGCACATGGTCGAACGCGCCCGCGCCCGCGGCGATCTGAAGCCCGGGGCGAGGATCATCGAGTCCACCAGCGGCACCCTCGGCCTCGGCCTGGCTCTCGCGGGCATGGTCTACTGCCACCCGGTCACCCTGGTCACCGACCCGGGCCTGGAGACGTCCATGAACCGGCTGCTGACCGCTTATGGCGCCCAGGTCAACGTCGTCTCCGAGCCGCATGCGACCGGCGGCTGGCAGCAGGCCCGCCGCGACCGCGTCACCCAGCTGATGCGGCAGCACCCGGATTCCTGGTGCCCGGATCAGTACAACAACCCCGACAACACCACCGCCTACACCCCGCTCGCCCTGGAACTCGCCGCCGAACTCGCCCACATCGACGTGCTGGTGTGCAGCGTCGGCACCGGTGGGCACTCCGCCGGCATCTCCCGCGTTCTGCAGCAGCTCTACCCCGGCCTGAAGCTCGTGGGAGTGGACACCATCGGCTCGACCATCTTCGGCCAGGCCGCCCGGCCGCGTCTGATGCGCGGGCTCGGATCGAGCATCTACCCCCGCAACGTCGCCTACGACAACTTCTCCGAGGTGCACTGGATCGCCCCGGCCGAAGCGGTGTGGTCCTGCCGACAACTGGCCGCCTCCCACTACGCCACCGGCGGGTGGAGCGTCGGAGCGGTCGCCCTGGTCGCCGGATGGCTCGCCCGCACGATGCCCGAGGACACGCGGATCGCAGCGATCTTCCCCGACGGGCCGCAGCGCTATCTCGGCACCGTCTACGACGACGACTACTGCACCGCCCATGGCCTGCTCGACTCCCCGCCCGCGCCCGAACCGGAGGTGATCGGCCGCCTGGACGAGAAGGAAGTCACCCGCTGGACCCGATGCGCCAGCGTCGTCGACCCGCTCGCCCTCGCTCACGTCGTGGGCCCGGACGATCCGGCCGCCGATGAGATGCGCACCGGGACCCACGTGGAGGAGGACCGGTGA
- a CDS encoding DUF6153 family protein — MSQQAWCAARPGGLRLYALLVLAVLAGVVAMHGLGPAVPPASSGAMPDVHHAVPATASSHADAAEYEDCVHVGHDDGGAGGHAEHADATCAAGGTSGPPALPAPAPAGTVTCDTADVPALVPAASLGGRAPPSLSELQLLRI; from the coding sequence ATGAGTCAGCAGGCGTGGTGCGCGGCCCGGCCCGGTGGGCTGCGGCTGTATGCGCTGCTTGTGCTGGCCGTGTTGGCGGGTGTGGTGGCCATGCACGGCCTGGGGCCTGCTGTCCCTCCGGCGTCGTCCGGCGCCATGCCGGATGTCCACCATGCGGTCCCGGCCACGGCTTCGTCGCACGCTGACGCAGCCGAATACGAGGACTGCGTCCACGTCGGTCATGACGACGGTGGTGCCGGCGGACATGCCGAGCACGCCGACGCCACATGTGCTGCCGGCGGTACGAGCGGACCGCCCGCACTGCCCGCGCCGGCTCCGGCCGGGACAGTCACCTGCGACACGGCGGACGTACCCGCACTCGTCCCCGCGGCGTCGCTGGGCGGGCGCGCCCCGCCCTCGTTGAGCGAACTGCAACTCCTGCGCATATAG
- a CDS encoding glycerol-3-phosphate dehydrogenase/oxidase — MVNPMALSPEARAEALVRLGEGELDVLVVGGGVVGSGAALDAATRGLRVGLVEARDWASGTSSRSSKLIHGGLRYLEMLDFRLVAEALKERGLLLQVLAPHLVRPVSFLYPLQHRVWERPYVGSGVLLYDTMAAASGSSSGLPHHRHLLKRQALREAPALRSDALVGAIQYWDAQVDDARHTMFLARTAAAYGALAANRTRVSRFLRQGERVVGAVVTDLETGSETEVLAKQVINATGVWTDDTQSMAGTRGQFHVRASKGVHLLVPRDRIISRTGLILRTEKSVLFVIPWGRHWIIGTTDTDWTLDKSHPALSSKDVNYLLEHVNRVLVTPLAAEDVEGVYAGLRPLLSGEAAETSKLSREHLVAHPVPGLVVVAGGKYTTYRVMAKDAVDEAARALDEKVADCVTQRVPLLGADGYPALWNSRHNLAERSRLHVARIEHLLNRYGSLVHELLAMVAADPSLAEPLPSSDDYLRVEAVYAVTHEGARHLDDVLARRTRISIESWDRGVDAARTVAELMAPHLGWDRAQQDREVDHYLKRVAAEREAQQQPDDRTADAVRLGAPDIIPVR; from the coding sequence ATGGTGAATCCGATGGCTCTCTCACCCGAGGCACGCGCGGAGGCTCTCGTGCGGCTGGGGGAGGGTGAGCTGGACGTCCTCGTCGTCGGTGGCGGTGTCGTGGGATCCGGGGCCGCTCTCGACGCCGCTACCCGGGGCCTGCGGGTCGGCCTCGTCGAAGCCCGGGACTGGGCGTCGGGCACTTCCAGCCGCTCCAGCAAACTCATTCACGGCGGCCTGCGCTACCTCGAGATGCTGGACTTCCGCCTGGTCGCCGAAGCGCTCAAGGAGCGGGGGCTGCTGCTCCAGGTCCTGGCCCCGCATCTGGTGCGGCCGGTGTCCTTCCTCTACCCGCTGCAACACCGGGTCTGGGAGCGCCCTTACGTCGGCTCCGGCGTGCTGCTCTACGACACCATGGCCGCGGCCTCGGGCAGCTCCAGCGGGCTGCCCCACCACCGCCACCTGCTCAAGCGGCAGGCCCTGCGCGAGGCGCCCGCGCTGCGCTCCGACGCCCTGGTCGGCGCGATCCAGTACTGGGACGCCCAGGTGGACGATGCCCGGCACACCATGTTCCTCGCCCGCACCGCAGCCGCCTACGGGGCATTGGCCGCCAATCGCACCCGCGTCAGCCGCTTCCTGCGCCAGGGCGAGCGGGTGGTGGGCGCCGTGGTCACGGACCTGGAGACCGGCAGCGAGACCGAAGTGCTCGCCAAGCAGGTCATCAACGCGACCGGCGTGTGGACGGACGACACCCAGTCCATGGCCGGTACCCGCGGCCAGTTCCACGTCCGCGCCTCCAAGGGCGTGCATCTGCTGGTCCCGCGCGACCGGATCATCTCCCGCACCGGGCTGATCCTGCGCACGGAGAAGAGTGTGCTGTTCGTCATTCCCTGGGGGCGGCACTGGATCATCGGGACGACCGACACCGACTGGACACTGGACAAGTCTCATCCGGCGCTGAGCTCCAAAGATGTCAACTACCTGCTGGAACACGTCAACCGCGTTCTGGTCACGCCGCTGGCCGCGGAGGACGTCGAGGGCGTCTACGCCGGGCTGCGCCCGCTCCTGTCCGGCGAGGCCGCGGAGACCAGCAAGCTCTCCCGGGAGCATCTCGTCGCGCATCCGGTCCCCGGGCTCGTCGTGGTGGCCGGGGGCAAGTACACGACCTACCGGGTGATGGCCAAGGACGCGGTCGACGAGGCGGCCCGCGCTCTGGACGAGAAGGTGGCCGACTGCGTCACGCAGCGCGTTCCGCTGCTCGGCGCCGACGGCTACCCGGCCCTGTGGAACTCACGGCACAACCTCGCCGAACGCTCGAGGCTGCATGTCGCCCGCATCGAGCACCTGCTGAACCGCTACGGCTCCCTGGTGCACGAGCTGCTCGCCATGGTCGCGGCCGACCCCTCGCTCGCCGAGCCGTTGCCGAGCTCCGACGACTACCTGCGCGTCGAGGCCGTGTACGCGGTGACCCATGAGGGAGCCCGTCATCTGGACGATGTGCTCGCCCGGCGTACCCGGATCTCCATCGAGTCCTGGGACCGCGGCGTGGACGCGGCGCGCACCGTCGCCGAACTGATGGCACCTCACCTCGGCTGGGACCGGGCGCAGCAGGACCGCGAAGTCGACCACTACCTGAAGCGGGTGGCGGCAGAACGCGAGGCCCAGCAGCAGCCGGACGACCGGACCGCCGACGCGGTACGGCTCGGCGCACCCGACATCATTCCGGTGCGCTGA
- a CDS encoding integrase core domain-containing protein — protein sequence MGLSAGPVAPRVHAEIKAGLLELVDHAGRAGWSVRHAADTLGVDHMRVLRWQQRRVAGRLEDSPAGPNVAVHALLDFEREAIVKLAEEWGGTDRSHRKLAHRGSRLGWVHVSESTVLRVLDDQGIRLPGGPVREHREKKPFPDWALWRPRSIWIYDFTHFTAARRCALAIMDLVSRKWITTLVSAQESSLQVETAFLSALHSEDLGHLAERRMRAELTAPGPPPDEQPVLLAVSDNGPQMRSADTRTFMAACLIGQHFGRPHTPNDQAWIESLFSHVKGEWPHLTKIRDPFELEAELDAVHTEYNTVRLHAGLGYVTPDDEHTGRADAIRTARAHGLQQAREHRIAYRRKQN from the coding sequence ATGGGCCTGAGCGCCGGCCCCGTCGCGCCACGCGTGCACGCGGAGATCAAGGCCGGGCTTCTGGAGCTGGTCGACCATGCAGGGCGGGCCGGCTGGTCGGTGCGCCATGCCGCCGACACACTGGGCGTCGACCATATGCGGGTGCTGCGCTGGCAGCAGCGCCGCGTGGCGGGACGGCTCGAGGACAGCCCGGCCGGCCCGAACGTTGCGGTGCACGCGCTGCTGGACTTCGAGCGCGAGGCAATCGTCAAACTCGCCGAGGAGTGGGGCGGCACGGACCGCTCGCACCGCAAACTCGCCCACCGCGGCTCCCGCCTGGGCTGGGTCCACGTCTCGGAATCCACCGTGCTGCGGGTCCTGGACGACCAGGGCATCCGCCTGCCCGGCGGCCCGGTACGCGAACACCGCGAGAAGAAACCGTTTCCCGACTGGGCGCTCTGGCGCCCGAGATCAATCTGGATCTACGACTTCACGCACTTCACGGCAGCACGCAGGTGCGCTCTCGCAATCATGGACCTGGTGAGCCGCAAGTGGATCACCACGTTGGTCTCCGCCCAGGAGTCCTCCCTCCAGGTCGAGACCGCGTTCCTGTCCGCGCTGCATTCCGAGGACCTCGGGCACCTCGCCGAGCGCCGGATGCGTGCCGAACTCACCGCCCCCGGGCCACCGCCCGACGAACAGCCCGTCCTGCTGGCGGTCTCGGACAACGGCCCCCAGATGCGCTCCGCGGATACCCGCACCTTCATGGCCGCCTGCCTGATCGGCCAGCACTTCGGACGCCCTCACACCCCCAACGACCAGGCCTGGATCGAATCACTGTTCAGCCACGTCAAGGGCGAGTGGCCACACCTGACCAAGATCCGCGACCCCTTCGAACTCGAGGCCGAACTCGACGCGGTCCACACCGAGTACAACACCGTGCGCCTGCACGCCGGGCTCGGCTACGTCACCCCCGACGACGAGCACACCGGACGCGCCGACGCCATCCGAACGGCCCGCGCCCACGGTCTCCAGCAGGCACGCGAACACCGCATCGCCTACCGTCGGAAACAGAACTGA